Proteins co-encoded in one Fusarium fujikuroi IMI 58289 draft genome, chromosome FFUJ_chr06 genomic window:
- a CDS encoding related to YAP1-transcriptional activator involved in oxidative stress response: MDFTGQYNFANPQPYHQFMPIPPLTPSHSHSAGSDDFNASPPENYDGLSASQNDQFQSFDYTTAQGFNANPHQPASGFPGPPTPPGYTSQAQAHQQQGGSLRNGSPDEQSVARGGSEEDENLTPAQSRRKAQNRAAQRAFRERKEKHVKDLEAKLAGLEAAQQQSSLENERLKRDLQKISTENEILRATSRMSHGSISPEPATGPLRFKPTDFYSNVLQNHTNKSPSHRIVTSDDGERLLAAGATWDFIISHELFKKGLVDIADVSERLKNCARCDGQGPVFSERSITNAIEQSVASGTDDLL, translated from the exons ATGGATTTCACCGGGCAATACAACTTTGCCAACCCTCAGCCCTATCACCAGTTCATGCCGATTCCTCCTCTGACGCCGTCACACTCGCATTCCGCCGGCTCCGATGACTTCAATGCATCCCCGCCT GAAAACTACGACGGCCTCTCTGCCAGTCAAAATGATCAGTTCCAGTCTTTCGATTATACCACAGCCCAAGGCTTCAATGCAAACCCTCACCAGCCTGCCTCTGGCTTTCCGGGCCCCCCGACACCTCCCGGCTATACTTCTCAGGCCCAAGCccatcaacagcaaggaGGCTCATTGAGGAATGGCTCTCCTGACGAGCAGTCCGTTGCCCGCGGGGGcagcgaggaggacgagAACTTAACTCCTGCTCAGTCTCGGAGGAAAGCACAGAATCGCGCTGC GCAGCGTGCCTTCCGcgagaggaaagaaaagcatGTCAAAGACCTTGAGGCGAAGCTTGCCGGCCTTGAGGCCGCCCAGCAACAATCATCCCTCGAAAATGAACGTTTAAAGCGAGATCTCCAGAAAATATCTACCGAGAACGAAATTCTTCGCGCGACTTCCCGCATGAGCCATGGTTCCATCTCTCCAGAGCCTGCAACCGGGCCTCTGCGCTTCAAACCTACCGACTTCTACTCCAACGTCTTGCAGAATCACACAAACAAGTCGCCCTCCCACCGCATTGTTACCTCAGACGATGGTGAACGTCTCCTAGCTGCCGGTGCAACATGGGACTTTATCATATCCCACGAATTGTTCAAGAAAGGCCTTGTTGATATTGCCGATGTCAGCGAGCGTCTGAAGAACTGCGCTAGATGTGATGGCCAGGGTCCTGTTTTCTCAGAGCGTTCAATCACCAATGCCATCGAACAGAGTGTCGCGAGCGGcactgatgatcttctctgA
- a CDS encoding related to ethanolaminephosphotransferase, translating to MVYVRQKELPALREYKYSGVDHSLLSKYVLKPFYTKFVIKCFPMSMAPNLITLTGFSFVVANFLTLLWYTPTLDQDCPSWVYYSWALGLFLYQTFDAVDGTQARRTRQSGPLGELFDHGVDACNTSLEVLLFAASQNMGQSWQTVAVLFASLLTFYVQTWETYHTKTLTLGIVNGPVEGVLAIVLVFVFTGYVGGAHFWQQSMFHTIGVPSTIGIPSFIYNLTFTEWYLIQGSIVLVFNTVESSLNVIRARRARGDRSRGALLGLVPFFSIWSMVVAYLYLQPKIRECHLIPFALFAGLVNAYSVGQMITAHLVHLRFPYWNVLGLPLAFGVIDSLGPIFQRYLGFGWPSALGDNVYQVAFMFMMLGTAVGVYGSFVVDVIVTICDYLDIWCLTIKHPHVENEGAQTNGTKKD from the exons ATGGTCTACGTACGGCAAAAGGAGCTCCCTGCGCTCCGTGAGTACAAATACTCCGGTGTCGACCACTCACTGCTTTCCAAATATGTCCTAAAGCCCTTCTACACGAAATTCGTCATCAAGTGCTTCCCTATGAGCATGGCACCGAATCTGATCACTCTGACGGGGTTTTCATTCGTCGTTGCGAACTTCTTGACGCTGCTGTGGTATACTCCCACTCTTGACCAAGATTGCCCCTCCTGGGTGTATTATTCTTGGGCACTGGGCTTGTTCCTATATCAAACGTTCGATGCTGTGGATGGAACTCAAGC GCGCCGAACTCGGCAATCCGGACCTCTGGGCGAACTCTTCGATCATGGGGTAGATGCTTGTAATACCTCACTCGAGGTCCTTCTTTTTGCTGCTTCTCAGAACATGGGACAGAGCTGGCAGACGGTGGCAGTCTTGTTCGCAT CCCTCCTGACCTTTTATGTTCAGACGTGGGAGACTTATCACACCAAAACTCTCACTCTTGGCATTGTCAACGGACCTGTCGAGGGTGTTCTTGCGATCGTCCTGGTCTTCGTTTTCACTGGCTACGTTGGGGGTGCTCATTTCTGGCAGCAGAGCATGTTCCATACCATCGGTGTGCCCTCCACCATTGGCATCCCATCTTTCATCTACAACCTCACATTTACCGAGTGGTATCTTATTCAGGGCAGTATTGTTCTTGTCTTCAACACTGTTGAGTCTTCCCTCAACGTCATCCGCGCTCGACGTGCCCGTGGTGACCGATCTCGAGGTGCgctccttggcctcgtgcctttcttcagcatctgGTCTATGGTGGTTGCCTACCTTTATCTCCAACCCAAGATCCGCGAATGCCATCTTATCCCATTTGCCCTCTTCGCCGGCCTTGTCAATGCCTACAGCGTCGGTCAGATGATCACTGCCCACCTTGTTCACCTGCGTTTCCCCTACTGGAACGTGCTGGGCCTGCCTCTTGCCTTTGGTGTCATCGATTCATTGGGTCCCATCTTCCAGCGTTACCTAGGGTTTGGATGGCCCAGCGCCCTTGGCGATAATGTCTACCAAGTGGCTTTCATGTTCATGATGCTCGGAACCGCCGTCGGTGTCTACGGAAGTTTTGTCGTTGACGTAATCGTTACCATCTGCGATTACCTCGACATCTGGTGCCTCACCATTAAGCATCCTCATGTTGAAAACGAAGGCGCTCAGACCAATGGTACAAAGAAGGACTAA
- a CDS encoding related to palI protein, whose protein sequence is MLRPGTPLTVLLFAAFALLLLAVISTPIIEAIPLSDFGGVTYGVFGYCQQGKGCSGIGVGYDTAKLVGDDSQAFDLPSGVRNTLSAILIVHPVAALITLVMTIMAAVSHLHAPSHSTRYLLILFIFLLIDFLVCLLAFLIDVLLFVPHLAWGSYLVLAATILVAMSGLVTCAMRRTLVSRKDRQRRIAQNAEMSGENYYNRTAQDKTTVEPEVSRQPTLPTVSGGNGVHDNLPSFTTFEQKSRSDQASEEAIPLTRRTTSNRSPAPPNDVASVGEVAAFSRNPQRQGSRDQFGNPTDNATDPYATRRGPSPSMSNRGTGVGGGYRGGRGGYGRGGYDNYGAPVRGRGGYGPPGRAGYGSRGGRGGYGQPNRGVYAANGMRGGLNAPPGYNNGPYDRRPSPAQNFAQDIQPSEPSNGYSSTNPSMPSVNTYTAYSPESTLPRAESPPPLPGTEPATVGGRAVEMDATPAVQHHDGGTYGQLRDSDADVAGMVGLQQGQIPQRHDTYMSEGSKYSTDEQYVPPRSGWTQGDGRNSPRAPSPLVTGQPRAELTERRTPPVVQQPVAIGNSNYYEDVDPRFASDAPPASNNLQPPPIEPIYEDIHANNAGTRSPAESEHSTFTSISQRGINPRWNPNPPPLPYQQGPPHRRPAHQQQQRQDMLLDTPDFQLPSSRTGRGPGMVPGSAYPPGGF, encoded by the exons ATGTTACGGCCTGGTACACCGTTGACGGTGCTGCTGTTCGCAGCTTTTGCTTTGCTACTGTTAGCTGTTATATCAACCCCAATCATTGAAGCCATTCCACTGAGCGACTTCGGTGGTGTAACATATGGCGTTTTTGGCTACTGCCAACAGGGCAAAGGATGTAGCGGTATCGGGGTTGGATACGACACTG CCAAATTAGTTGGGGATGATAGCCAAGCCTTCGACTTACCATCTGGCGTTCGGAATACGCTATCTGCCATTCTTATTGTGCATCCAGTCGCGGCACTTATTACCCTTGTCATGACTATCATGGCGGCTGTGTCTCACTTGCACGCTCCCTCGCACTCGACAAGATATCTGCTCATTTTATttatcttcctcctcattgACTTCCTGGTTTGCTTGCTAGCCTTTTTGATCGACGTGCTTCTATTTGTACCACACCTAGCATGGGGGTCTTACCTCGTTCTTGCTGCTACTATCCTAGTTGCCATGAGTGGGTTGGTAACTTGTGCGATGCGTCGCACTCTAGTCAGCAGGAAAGACAGGCAGCGACGTATCGCTCAGAATGCTGAAATGAGTGGCGAGAATTATTACAACAGAACTGCTCAAGATAAGACGACTGTGGAGCCTGAAGTTTCTCGACAACCGACTCTTCCCACCGTGAGTGGTGGCAATGGTGTACATGACAATCTCCCGTCCTTTACAACCTTCGAACAGAAGAGTAGAAGCGACCAAGCTAGCGAAGAAGCCATCCCTCTGACCCGCCGGACCACATCAAATCGATCTCCAGCACCCCCTAACGATGTGGCAAGCGTGGGTGAGGTTGCAGCCTTTAGCAGGAACCCACAGAGGCAAGGTTCTCGCGATCAGTTTGGCAACCCAACCGACAATGCTACTGACCCATATGCAACGCGGAGAGGACCTTCTCCAAGCATGAGTAACCGTGGAACAGGAGTTGGAGGAGGCTACCGCGGTGGAAGAGGGGGTTATGGTCGTGGAGGATATGATAACTATGGAGCACCAGTCCGAGGTCGTGGAGGCTACGGGCCGCCTGGAAGGGCTGGATATGGTTCcagaggaggacgaggaggctATGGACAACCCAACCGAGGAGTCTATGCTGCAAACGGGATGAGGGGAGGTCTAAACGCGCCCCCAGGATACAATAATGGTCCTTACGATCGGAGACCGTCACCCGCTCAAAACTTTGCTCAAGACATTCAGCCGTCAGAGCCATCTAATGGATATAGCTCGACGAATCCCTCAATGCCGAGTGTGAACACTTACACTGCTTACAGCCCAGAGTCCACATTGCCTCGAGCTGAGTCGCCGCCGCCTTTGCCAGGGACCGAGCCTGCCACTGTTGGGGGTCGCGCAGTAGAAATGGATGCAACTCCGGCTGTTCAGCATCATGACGGAGGAACCTACGGACAGCTCCGGGACAGTGACGCGGATGTTGCAGGTATGGTTGGACTCCAGCAGGGGCAGATCCCACAGCGACATGATACGTACATGAGCGAGGGAAGTAAATATAGCACCGATGA GCAATATGTTCCACCCCGCTCAGGATGGACTCAGGGCGATGGCAGAAATTCACCCCGAGCCCCGTCACCTCTGGTAACTGGTCAACCAAGAGCTGAACTCACTGAAAGAAGGACGCCGCCTGTTGTCCAACAGCCTGTGGCCATCGGGAATAGCAACTATtatgaagatgttgatccCCGTTTCGCCTCCGATGCACCACCCGCAAGTAACAACCTTCAGCCGCCCCCTATTGAGCCTATATATGAGGACATTCATGCCAACAATGCGGGGACTCGAAGCCCTGCCGAGTCTGAGCATTCAACATTTACATCCATATCCCAGCGTGGGATCAACCCACGTTGGAACCCCAACCCCCCACCGCTACCGTACCAACAAGGACCCCCTCATCGCCGACCAgcacatcaacaacagcaacgtCAAGACATGCTGTTAGATACCCCCGACTTTCAATTGCCTAGTTCACGGACTGGACGAGGCCCTGGAATGGTACCTGGAAGCGCATACCCACCTGGCGGTTTCTAG
- a CDS encoding related to bacterial aminoglycoside acetyltransferase regulators, with protein sequence MRCRPRTLAPTLRRLQSGGPFQAMRPPSPEELGAPRRAKEYRRGRQWARRLLLTCALGGTIYLGDRQIYASGFGRSLHTFGTGLLVAFDYKLNFRPQPITGGTVQDLHNRNAERLFNLLRSNGGLYLKIGQAIAMQSAVLPPEFQKMFSRMFDDAPQDDWSDIEAVIRQDFGKSVEEVFGVSFAGKEGMGLMERKARASASVAQVHWARLADGREVAIKIQKREIAKQISWDLWAFKTVAWIYSKWFDLPLYKLVPFITERLELETDFVNEAKNSEKMRELVNAEKALKGRVYIPTVYPEFTTKRVLVTEWIEGVRLWDKKAITSRWLGGHGNGSPGAGRPLPQIDLEAARLELRTRPFQENLKPERQELWRGRRGRGGLGLSTREVMTTMVDLFSAQIFKWGVVHCDPHPGNIFIRRLPNGRAELVLIDHGLYVYMSSKFRNEYATFWKALMTFDNKTISQVTEAWGIKAADLFASATLLRPYEGGDKRTHNGIMKELEGNTPAERHYAMQKRMKQGIREILTDEDKWPQELIFIGRNMRIVQGNNQYLGSPVNRVKMMGEWASRSLFEDPQLPLSQRLQNRWRHIIFKTVMAASDVAFYIFKLRQWLGLGGGMEDEMEKRMKDVAQDFGIELQHDVFEG encoded by the exons ATGCGCTGCCGACCTAGAACGCTCGCACCAACGTTGCGAAGATTACAATCAGGTGGTCCTTTCCAGGCCATGCGACCGCCGTCGCCAGAGGAGCTTGGTGCCCCGCGGCGGGCGAAGGAATACAGACGAGGACGGCAGTGGGCGCGGCGCTTGCTTTTGACATGTGCCTTAGGAGGTACAATTTATCTCGGGGACCGCCAGATATACGCATCTGGGTTTGGCCGCTCTCTACATACGTTCGGAACCGGCCTGCTCGTAGCCTTCGACTACAAGCTGAATTTTCGACCCCAACCTATTACTGGCGGGACTGTGCAGGACTTGCATAACCGGAATGCCGAGCGGCTATTCAACCTTCTCCGTTCCAATGGTGGACTTTATCTCAAGATCGGACAAGCCATCGCAATGCAGAGTGCCGTGCTGCCTCCCGAATTCCAAAAGATGTTCAGCCGCATGTTTGACGACGCACCGCAAGATGATTGGAGTGACATCGAAGCAGTGATAAGACAAGATTTTGGGAAAAGTGTCGAAGAGGTCTTTGGCGTCAGCTTCGCCGGAAAAGAGGGAATGGGATTGATGGAGCGCAAGGCTCGAGCGAGTGCAAGTGTTGCTCAAGTCCATTGGGCCAGACTTGCGGATGGTCGCGAAGTCGCTATCAAAATACAGAAACGGGAGATTGCCAAGCAAATATCATGGGATCTATGGGCCTTCAA GACCGTCGCATGGATCTATTCTAAGTGGTTTGACCTCCCACTGTACAAACTAGTCCCTTTCATCACGGAGCGACTCGAGCTGGAGACTGATTTCGTCAATGAGGCCAAAAATTCAGAAAAAATGCGAGAGCTTGTCAATGCAGAGAAAGCCTTGAAAGGGAGAGTATACATTCCTACGGTTTATCCCGAATTTACGACAAAGCGAGTTCTCGTGACTGAGTGGATCGAGGGTGTGAGGCTTTGGGATAAGAAAGCCATAACATCGAGATGGCTTGGAGGGCATGGCAATGGATCTCCTGGCGCTGGTCGCCCACTCCCGCAAattgatcttgaggctgcACGTCTTGAGCTTCGCACAAGGCCATTTCAAGAGAACCTCAAGCCAGAACGTCAGGAATTATGGCGAGGCCGACGAGGCCGTGGGGGACTTGGCCTGTCCACGCGAGAAGTCATGACGACCATGGTGGACCTCTTCTCCGCACAGATTTTCAAGTGGGGTGTCGTCCACTGCGATCCGCACCCTGGCAACATCTTTATCAGACGTTTGCCCAATGGACGAGCCGAGCTTGTGCTTATTGACCATGGCCTCTATGTGTACATGTCATCGAAGTTCAGAAATGAATACGCCACCTTCTGGAAAGCACTCATGACATTCGACAATAAAACAATATCACAAGTGACAGAAGCATGGGGGATCAAGGCAGCGGATCTCTTCGCGAGCGCGACATTACTGCGGCCGTATGAGGGTGGAGATAAGCGCACGCATAATGGGATAATGAAAGAGCTCGAAGGCAATACGCCGGCTGAGCGGCATTACGCGATGCAGAAGCGAATGAAGCAGGGCATCCGAGAGATACTGACTGATGAAGATAAGTGGCCACAAGAGCTGATTTTCATCGGTCGCAATATGCGAATCGTGCAAGGCAATAACCAGTATCTCGGATCACCAGTCAACCGCGTCAAGATGATGGGCGAGTGGGCGAGTCGAAGTTTATTCGAGGACCCCCAGTTGCCACTGAGCCAACGCCTTCAGAATCGCTGGCGCCatatcatcttcaagactgTCATGGCAGCCTCTGATGTGGCCTTTTacatcttcaagctgcgCCAGTGGTTGGGTCTTGGAGGGGGGATGGAGGATGAAATGGAAAAAAGAATGAAGGATGTCGCACAAGACTTTGGCATTGAGCTCCAGCATGATGTTTTTGAAGGCTGA
- a CDS encoding probable septin aspE, with the protein MNNEQPRRTSFGMLLRRSKSGDLGKGGRKAQALREAELERQRQASTRIAPKLPEFANHSEQLSKSFGPELRPESPASVPRSADYTAIRPSAEYPRGYGAAAHAAVPVPPLPNGGFDPYARTESMTNRGRYSYASSAISTVNSPRRVRRRKDPTPLNILVIGTRNSGKTSFLEFLKTALALPPKKRAKKGDDEVPQNRNTPSGNFIPHYLETEIDGERVGLTIWDSEGLEKNVVDLQLREMSAFLESKFEETFAEEMKVVRSPGVQDTHIHATFLVLDPSRLDRNIASARNPAINGQQNGHLGARVLGSLDEDLDLQVLRTLQGKTTVIPVIAKADTITTKHMNVLKRSVWDSIKKSGLDPLEALGLDDEDESSITSERIAEEDEEEDEAGHERGGAQTPESQEFPLQGHRESPAASPSSKRLSTSSIRRHKAQEEAKEKEDEIPFLPLSIISPDLYEPGVIGRQFPWGFADPYNDEHCDFQRLKEAVFSEWRAELREASREQWYEGWRTNRLKQRDVPYRHR; encoded by the exons ATGAACAACGAGCAGCCTCGCCGTACCAGTTTCGGCATGTTACTCCGACGCAGCAAAAGTGGTGATCTAGGCAAAGGTGGTCGTAAGGCGCAGGCCCTTAGGGAGGCTGAGCTTGAACGACAGCGCCAGGCCTCGACGCGCATTGCTCCTAAGCTGCCCGAATTCGCCAATCATTCTGAACAACTATCGAAATCCTTTGGCCCCGAGTTGCGCCCCGAGTCACCAGCCAGCGTTCCTCGATCAGCAGATTACACTGCTATTCGACCTTCGGCAGAATATCCTCGTGGATATGGCGCTGCTGCACATGCTGCCGTCCCTGTTCCGCCGTTGCCCAACGGTGGTTTTGATCCATATGCCAGAACAGAAAGCATGACGAACCGTGGCCGCTACAGCTATGCTAGTAGTGCTATTAGCACGGTCAACAGTCCTCGCCGTGTTCGCAGACGAAAGGACCCGACGCCTTTGAA CATTCTCGTCATTGGTACTCGTAACTCTGGAAAAACATCCTTTCTCGAGTTTCTCAAAACAGCGCTCGCTCTTCCACCCAAGAAACGAGccaagaagggtgatgaCGAAGTGCCGCAGAATCGCAACACCCCCTCTGGAAACTTTATTCCACACTACCTTGAAACTGAGATTGACGGGGAGCGTGTCGGTCTCACCATCTGGGACTCAGAAGGCCTAGAGAAGAATGTAGTCGACCTTCAACTTAGGGAAATGTCCGCATTTCTTGAAAGCAAGTTTGAGGAAACCTTTGCAGAGGAAATGAAGGTTGTACGCTCCCCTGGTGTGCAAGACACCCACATCCATGCCAccttccttgtccttgatccTTCTCGATTGGATCGCAACATTGCATCCGCGAGGAACCCAGCTATCAATGGTCAGCAAAACGGACACCTTGGTGCGCGTGTGTTAGGGAGTCTGGATGAAGACCTTGATTTGCAGGTTCTGCGTACGCTCCAGGGCAAGACTACTGTGATTCCGGTCATTGCCAAGGCCGATACTATTACCACCAAGCATATGAATGTTCTCAAACGAAGCGTTTGGGACAGCATCAAGAAATCGGGCCTAGATCCCTTGGAGGcacttggccttgatgatgaggatgagagtaGCATTACTTCCGAAAGGATTGccgaagaggacgaggaggaagatgaggccGGACACGAACGCGGTGGTGCTCAAACCCCCGAGAGCCAGGAATTCCCACTACAGGGTCATCGAGAAAGCCCAGCCGCTTCTCCAAGCTCCAAGAGACTATCCACCAGCTCCATTCGACGACATAAAGCACAAGAAGAGgccaaagaaaaggaagacgAGATCCCTTTCCTGCCACTTTCCATCATCAGTCCTGATCTGTACGAGCCAGGTGTCATTGGCCGACAGTTCCCGTGGGGGTTTGCTGATCCTTACAATGATGAACATTGTGACTTTCAACGTCTGAAAGAGGCTGTTTTCAGCGAATGGCGTGCCGAGCTACGTGAAGCTAGTCGGGAACAGTGGTACGAGGGATGGAGAACGAACCGACTCAAGCAGAGGGATGTCCCCTACCGTCATCGATGA
- a CDS encoding probable ribosomal protein S4.e, cytosolic, which yields MARGIKKHQKRLSAPSHWLLDKLSGTYAPKPSAGPHKLRDCMPLIVFIRNRLKYALNYRETKAILMQRLVKVDGKVRTDSTYPSGFMDVITIEKTGENFRLVYDTKGRFTVHRIQAEEAEYKLGKVKRVQLGRGGIPFLVTHDARTIRYPDPLIKVNDTVKIDLATGKITDFIKFDTGAVVMVTGGRNMGRVGVITHRERHDGGFNIVHVKDAIDNSFATRESNVFVIGQDKPWISLPKGKGVKLTIAEERDRRRAYAISH from the exons ATGGCCCGTGGAAT CAAGAAGCACCAGAAGCGCCTCAGCGCCCCCTCGCACTGGCTGCTTGACAAGCTGTCCGGCACCTACGCTCCCAAGCCTTCTGCCGGTCCTCACAAGCTCCGCGACTGCATGCCCTTGATCGTCTTCATCCGAAACCGCCTCAAGTATGCTCTCAACTACCGCGAGACCAAGGCCATCCTGATGCAGCGACTGGTCAAGGTCGACGGCAAGGTCCGCACCGATTCCACCTACCCCTCCGGTTTCATGGacgtcatcaccatcgagAAGACTGGCGAGAACTTTCGTCTTGTCTACGATACCAAGGGCCGATTCACCGTCCACCGAATccaggctgaggaggctgagTACAAGCTTGGCAAGGTCAAGCGTGTCCAGCTTGGTCGCGGTGGAATCCCATTCTTGGTCACGCACGATGCACGAAC CATCCGCTACCCTGACCCTctgatcaaggtcaacgacaCTGTCAAGATTGACCTCGCCACTGGCAAGATCACagacttcatcaagttcGACACTGGCGCCGTCGTCATGGTCACTGGTGGTCGTAACATGGGTCGTGTTGGTGTTATCACTCACCGTGAGCGCCACGACGGAGGTTTCAACATCGTCCACGTCAAGGATGCCATTGACAACAGCTTTGCTACCCGTGAGAGCAACGTTTTCGTCATTGGCCAGGACAAGCCCTGGATCTCTCTGCCCAAGGGTAAGGGTGTCAAGCTCACCATTGCTGAGGAGCGTGACCGCCGACGTGCTTACGCTATCTCTCACTAA
- a CDS encoding probable D-lactate dehydrogenase (cytochrome): MFTSRTSTRTLLGRCAQRTEFRRGLTVSPGLRSRVAHDSAQRKPRNSQGWSRPKVLAVAIGAGALGWGLASFNESKGTGKYIWGRPVAPHYATLPEMEKAIKRIENEVGIEGFISTDPEDLLAHGYSEWSTVNPDTLPVAVAYPRTTEQVSVIARICHEHRVPIIPYSGGSSLEGNFSAPYGGISVDFAYMDQIIQFNKDDMDIVVQPSIGWQDLNAKLLAMDSGLFFPVDPGPSAKIGGMIGTNCSGTNAVRYGTMKDWVINLTVVLSDGRIIKTRRRPRKSSAGYNLNGLFVGSEGTLGIVTEATLKLAVIPEQYSVAVVTFPTIRDAADAAAGVMQAGVPVAAMEIMDEVQMRVINLGGATKPRVWKELPTLFFKFSGTKDGVKDNISRVKKIAAANKGGSFEFARDAAEQQLLWSARKESLWSMLSLRKNGDDVWSTDVAVPFSRLADIIEVSKKEMDELGLFASILGHVGDGNFHESIMYNKNVPGERQKVEACVKNMVKRALDMDGTCTGEHSIGWGKKESLLWEVGPETLEVMAAVKKAFDPEWILNPGKIMDVPWENTLYPGSNTAVTPNRVVKDLV; the protein is encoded by the exons ATGTTTACCAGCAGGACTTCGACAAGAACCCTATTGGGCCGTTGTGCCCAGAGAACGGAATTTCGACGAGGTCTTACAGTCTCCCCTGGCCTTCGTTCTCGTGTTGCCCATGATTCTGCTCAGAGAAAACCAAGGAATAGCCAGGGATGGTCGCGACCAAAGGTTTTGGCAGTAGCCATTGGAGCTGGTGCTCTTGGATGGGGGCTTGCCAGCTTCAACGAAAGTAAAGGCACTGGAAAATATATATGGGGTCGACCGGTTGCGCCTCATTACGCTACGTTGCCCGAGATGGAGAAG GCGATCAAGCGAATCGAGAATGAGGTTGGAATAGAAGGCTTTATTTCGACGGACCCCGAGGATCTACTCGCACATGGCTACTCAGAATGGTCTACGGTCAACCCTGATACTTTGCCGGTAGCTGTGGCATATCCTAGAACAACCGAGCAAGTTTCTGTGATCGCTCGCATATGTCATGAGCATCGCGTTCCCATCATCCCCTATTCAGGAGGCTCAAGCTTGGAAGGCAATTTTTCTGCCCCTTATGGAGGAATCAGTGTGGATTTTGCGTATATGGACCAAATCATTCAGTTCAACAAAGATGATATGGATATTGTGGTCCAGCCCAGTATTGGCTGGCAAGATCTAAACGCAAAGTTATTGGCTATGGATAGTGGCCTTTTCTTTCCCGTCGATCCTG GCCCATCAGCGAAGATTGGAGGCATGATCGGAACGAATTGCTCCGGGACAAACGCTGTAAGATATGGCACAATGAAGGATTGGGTAATCAACTTGACCGTTGTCCTGTCTGACGGGCGTATTATCAAAACCAGACGAAGGCCGCGAAAGTCATCTGCTGGATACAACCTGAATGGATTGTTTGTTGGTTCTGAAGGCACATTAGGGATTGTCACGGAAG CTACACTCAAGCTGGCTGTCATTCCAGAGCAGTATTCGGTTGCTGTTGTTACATTTCCCACCATTCGAGATGCCGCCGATGCAGCAGCTGGCGTCATGCAGGCCGGCGTTCCCGTCGCGGCGATGGAGATCATGGATGAAGTTCAAATGCGAGTTATCAACCTCGGTGGTGCTACGAAACCGCGGGTCTGGAAGGAATTGCCAACATTGTTTTTCAAGTTCTCGGGTACAAAAGACGGCGTGAAAGACAACATCAGCAGAGTAAAGAAAATTGCGGCGGCAAACAAGGGTGGAAGTTTCGAATTTGCTCGGGATGCTGCTGAGCAACAGTTGCTCTGGTCTGCCAGGAAAGAGTCCCTTTGGTCTATGCTCTCTCTCCGAAAAAATGGTGACGATGTTT GGAGCACCGATGTAGCTGTTCCGTTCAGCCGGCTAGCTGACATCATAGAGGTCAGCAagaaagagatggatgagcttGGTCTCTTTGCCAGCATCTTGGGGCATGTAGGAGACGGAAACTTTCATGAAAGTATCATGTATAACAAGAACGTCCCTGGTGAGCGCCAAAAAGTCGAAGCTTGCGTCAAGAACATGGTGAAACGAGCGCTAGACATGGATGGGACATGTACAGGAGAGCATTCCATCGGCTGGGGCAAAAAGGAGAGTCTACTCTGGGAAGTTGGACCAGAGACTCTGGAAGTTATGGCAGCTGTGAAGAAGGCTTTCGACCCCGAATGGATCTTGAATCCTGGAAAGATCATGGATGTGCCTTGGGAGAACACTCTGTATCCTGGGTCCAATACCGCGGTAACACCAAACCGTGTGGTGAAAGACTTGGTCTAA